The following coding sequences lie in one Thermodesulfovibrionales bacterium genomic window:
- the tatB gene encoding Sec-independent protein translocase protein TatB — MFDIGMQEIIVIIIVALLVFGPKRLPELSRTIGKGIADLRRAVEEAKYQVDRELRAEEEEILYKVEIPEKGEDNIEKSEADSSSESSKK, encoded by the coding sequence ATGTTTGATATAGGCATGCAGGAAATAATAGTTATTATTATTGTTGCACTTCTCGTATTCGGGCCGAAGAGATTACCAGAATTAAGCAGGACCATTGGAAAAGGCATCGCTGACTTGCGGAGGGCTGTAGAAGAGGCCAAATACCAGGTTGACAGGGAGTTAAGAGCAGAGGAGGAAGAGATATTATATAAGGTTGAAATTCCCGAAAAAGGGGAGGACAATATAGAAAAATCCGAAGCAGACTCCTCATCAGAATCATCAAAAAAATAA
- the tatC gene encoding twin-arginine translocase subunit TatC — protein MPFTEHLAELRKRILISLGFLLFFFVLSFNYSEHIFSLLLLPMKKTVTIIKEPPYIVLTPTNIKNQNLVFLGPAEAFWMHLKISFISGLIISLPVVFYQLWKFVSPGLLPKERKYLLPFVVSASGLFFVGASFCFIIVLPFAMNFLLTYKTEHLIPMISVGKYVDFCLKFILAFGAIFELPLIILFLSRMGIVRPETLARHRKYAILGAFVIAAILTPTPDAFNQTLMAVPIVLLYEVGIIISRLFVRRKNG, from the coding sequence ATGCCCTTCACAGAGCATCTTGCTGAGCTTAGAAAAAGGATACTCATATCCTTAGGTTTCCTTCTATTTTTCTTTGTTCTTTCTTTTAATTATTCTGAACACATATTCAGCCTTCTCTTGCTCCCCATGAAAAAGACTGTTACTATTATTAAAGAGCCACCTTATATAGTCCTCACACCAACAAATATAAAAAATCAGAATCTTGTATTTCTCGGTCCTGCTGAAGCCTTCTGGATGCATCTGAAGATTTCTTTCATATCAGGACTTATAATATCCCTCCCTGTGGTATTCTATCAGCTATGGAAGTTTGTGTCCCCTGGTCTCTTACCAAAGGAAAGAAAATACCTTCTTCCCTTTGTTGTGAGTGCCTCGGGTCTTTTCTTTGTAGGAGCATCATTCTGTTTCATAATAGTTCTTCCTTTTGCCATGAACTTCCTTCTCACCTATAAGACAGAACATCTCATTCCAATGATCTCAGTTGGAAAGTATGTTGATTTCTGTCTGAAATTCATCCTTGCCTTTGGTGCAATATTTGAACTTCCTCTTATAATATTATTTCTTTCAAGGATGGGCATAGTAAGACCAGAAACGCTGGCAAGACACAGGAAGTATGCCATACTCGGTGCCTTTGTAATAGCTGCAATTCTAACTCCCACACCTGATGCCTTTAATCAGACTCTAATGGCTGTGCCAATAGTACTTCTCTATGAGGTAGGTATAATTATATCAAGGCTCTTTGTAAGGAGGAAGAATGGCTAA
- a CDS encoding HEAT repeat domain-containing protein: MSEFSTVRELIQTLLRTKKLMRMYPENNPMYIKAVNDMYEKFEEVFQSTGKDINLHIKQYEIFFEGEQVYHNPEKSDNIALFFFKDGIRELKFLKAIDKDELEAFMKIISLDEKDLVDDDIVTLLWERDFQHIKYVVDESILTEDEEYELRATEKVLEEQTSADELMKAYRDAMNADGVKATQIVPLTDDDLKILMKEFEKDSEPKLKKLVYILSEILYFGLDKKEFEEFLLVIKSVLEYAIRIAEIESAVEILKIIKTAIDDKELPYDSKIHLRKVIEYGGSEGIIKVLGEVIDRIEIDQNIVREYIEQLEKNAIKPLIEILGDLKNMKARKMIIDGLAILGKRDMQNLVRGLSDERWYVVRNIVYVLRLIGDKRALEYLLKTIKHPDMRVRREVIKTLGEIKAPQSVTILREHLNDPDPQIRIATVRALGSIHTEAAKRLLLQKLSTKEFLHRGLEEKKEYFEVLSTWRDQEVIDFFLKTLKKNTLFNRSKNYENRACAAYALGLIGSKEHLKILKKYADSGNPVFREHVRNAILRLEASHGRN, encoded by the coding sequence TTGTCTGAGTTTTCTACCGTAAGAGAACTCATCCAGACGCTTCTTAGGACAAAGAAGCTTATGAGGATGTACCCCGAAAATAACCCTATGTACATCAAAGCTGTTAATGATATGTATGAAAAATTTGAAGAAGTATTCCAGAGTACGGGAAAGGATATAAACCTGCATATAAAGCAGTATGAAATATTCTTTGAGGGTGAACAGGTATACCATAATCCAGAAAAGAGTGATAACATTGCCCTCTTTTTCTTTAAGGACGGAATAAGGGAATTAAAATTTTTGAAAGCCATAGATAAGGATGAACTTGAAGCATTTATGAAGATAATCAGCCTTGATGAAAAGGATCTTGTAGATGATGATATAGTTACCCTTCTCTGGGAAAGGGATTTTCAACATATAAAATATGTCGTCGATGAATCAATTCTCACAGAGGACGAAGAATATGAACTGAGGGCAACAGAAAAAGTTCTGGAAGAACAAACCTCTGCTGATGAACTTATGAAGGCTTACAGGGATGCCATGAATGCTGACGGCGTGAAGGCTACCCAGATAGTACCTCTAACAGATGATGATCTCAAGATCCTGATGAAGGAATTTGAAAAGGATTCAGAGCCGAAATTAAAGAAACTTGTATATATATTGTCGGAGATTCTCTATTTCGGTCTTGACAAAAAGGAATTTGAAGAGTTTCTTCTGGTAATCAAGTCAGTGCTTGAGTACGCAATCAGGATTGCAGAAATAGAGAGTGCAGTGGAGATATTAAAAATTATAAAGACGGCTATTGATGATAAAGAATTGCCCTATGATTCAAAAATACATTTAAGAAAGGTTATAGAATACGGAGGTTCTGAAGGGATCATAAAGGTGCTGGGTGAGGTTATAGACAGGATTGAAATAGATCAAAATATTGTTCGAGAATATATCGAGCAACTTGAAAAGAATGCTATAAAACCCCTTATAGAAATTCTTGGTGACCTGAAAAACATGAAGGCAAGAAAAATGATTATAGATGGTCTGGCCATACTCGGCAAAAGGGATATGCAGAATCTTGTTAGGGGTCTCTCTGACGAAAGATGGTATGTTGTAAGGAATATAGTCTATGTATTGAGACTAATAGGAGATAAGAGGGCTCTGGAATATTTATTAAAAACAATAAAACATCCTGATATGAGGGTAAGAAGGGAGGTTATAAAGACCCTGGGTGAGATAAAGGCACCACAATCTGTAACAATCCTCAGAGAGCATCTCAATGACCCCGATCCTCAGATCAGGATAGCCACAGTTAGAGCACTGGGCAGTATCCACACAGAAGCGGCAAAGAGACTCCTTCTTCAGAAACTCAGCACAAAGGAATTCCTCCATAGAGGGCTTGAGGAAAAGAAAGAATATTTTGAGGTTCTTTCCACCTGGAGGGATCAGGAGGTTATAGATTTTTTTCTGAAGACACTAAAGAAAAATACATTATTTAACAGATCAAAAAACTATGAAAACAGGGCATGTGCAGCATATGCCCTTGGACTGATCGGGTCAAAGGAACATTTAAAGATATTAAAAAAATATGCTGACTCCGGGAATCCTGTTTTTAGAGAACATGTAAGAAATGCAATACTGAGACTTGAGGCATCCCATGGAAGAAATTAA
- a CDS encoding HD-GYP domain-containing protein: protein MEEIKKAIDIISNLAILLRTSQVHDINNIAVQNLTEKVAGIINEFLKEERLLQIDLVGEFFYANDTRLKYSIEHLLNFDFLARELKKRTLGTLIFKERIDPEDIKTFIKAFNTAGFSKDPLKTMFDSMKHIRTITVDRLKRVKEDESVDMRKIVKKTYFNAVSFSRGLMNKIKAKEAVNIKKAKRIVESMVDLILEEEQLFLGMTAIKDYDEYTYHHSVNVSVLAIALGQRLGLSKKALNELGLAALFHDIGKVEVPIEILNKPTAFTEDEWLIMRKHPQWGVKALLSLKAPDPLLVRSAIVAFEHHLHYNYSGYHRIKKKEEQDLYSRIVTIADQYDAMTSSRVYSRVPLPPDKALSILIERSGTQIDPLLLKFFINMVGVYPIGSMVLLNTNELGIVYQSNPAFPERPRVRIIMDSSGKQTDTTVDLTERDSEGRFIRNIVKTLDYTKYRINLAEYLM, encoded by the coding sequence ATGGAAGAAATTAAAAAAGCAATCGATATTATAAGCAATCTTGCCATACTCCTCAGGACATCTCAGGTCCATGATATAAATAACATAGCTGTCCAGAATCTAACAGAAAAGGTTGCAGGCATCATAAATGAATTTTTAAAAGAAGAAAGGCTGCTCCAAATAGACCTGGTTGGCGAGTTCTTTTATGCCAATGATACGAGACTAAAGTATTCTATAGAACATCTTCTTAACTTTGACTTTCTTGCCAGGGAATTAAAGAAGAGAACTCTTGGCACACTCATTTTTAAAGAGCGAATAGATCCAGAGGACATAAAAACATTCATAAAAGCATTCAACACAGCGGGTTTTTCAAAGGATCCCTTGAAGACAATGTTTGATTCTATGAAGCATATAAGAACAATAACAGTTGATAGATTAAAAAGGGTCAAAGAGGATGAATCTGTTGACATGAGAAAAATCGTTAAAAAGACCTATTTCAATGCAGTCTCCTTCTCCAGGGGTCTGATGAATAAGATAAAGGCAAAAGAGGCTGTTAATATAAAAAAGGCTAAAAGAATAGTTGAATCCATGGTAGATCTTATTCTGGAAGAAGAACAGCTTTTTCTAGGTATGACTGCAATAAAGGATTACGATGAATACACCTATCACCATTCTGTAAATGTGAGTGTCCTTGCTATTGCCCTTGGGCAGCGGCTCGGTCTCAGCAAAAAGGCACTTAATGAACTTGGCCTTGCTGCACTTTTTCATGATATAGGAAAGGTTGAGGTCCCCATTGAGATACTGAATAAACCCACAGCATTCACAGAAGATGAATGGCTGATAATGAGAAAACATCCCCAGTGGGGTGTAAAGGCCCTTCTCAGTTTAAAGGCGCCTGATCCTTTGCTGGTCAGATCTGCTATTGTGGCCTTTGAGCATCACCTGCATTATAATTATTCTGGCTATCATAGAATAAAGAAAAAGGAAGAACAGGACCTATACTCAAGGATAGTAACAATAGCAGATCAGTATGATGCCATGACTTCTTCAAGGGTCTATTCAAGGGTGCCACTCCCACCGGACAAGGCACTGAGTATACTTATTGAACGCAGTGGCACTCAGATTGACCCTCTCCTTCTAAAATTTTTTATAAATATGGTTGGTGTATATCCCATCGGCTCAATGGTTCTTCTAAATACGAATGAACTTGGAATCGTCTATCAGAGCAATCCGGCCTTTCCTGAAAGACCAAGAGTAAGGATAATTATGGACAGTTCAGGTAAACAGACAGATACAACGGTTGATCTTACAGAAAGGGATAGTGAAGGAAGGTTTATAAGGAACATTGTGAAGACGCTTGATTATACAAAATACAGGATAAATCTCGCTGAATATCTCATGTGA
- a CDS encoding glycosyltransferase family 9 protein: MKKAFIYRRGGLGDTLLVFPLLEILKKEGYHNSVSGNRDYLKLGLEAGWIDRIISEPPDGDFDLRIIIGFANEENKGSRIISPFPKKREWIVEYYLRELGLYGIPFSNTLPLNSERLKRKVTPGQEFFRDKIIIHPSSGSKKKNLPASLFLKLIELFPDSVTVAGEADFWISEHLKPFYFDSDILRTAALLRVARLFIGADSGLAHLSAYLGVKTVVIYGPTDPVIWKPVGERLIQLRPSGCKPCFPQVCEDRHCLDDEENIKRLIDFLKKYIRIT, encoded by the coding sequence ATGAAAAAAGCCTTCATTTACAGAAGAGGCGGACTTGGTGATACCCTTCTGGTCTTTCCTCTTTTAGAAATCCTGAAAAAAGAGGGATACCATAACTCTGTTTCAGGTAACAGAGACTATCTAAAGCTCGGTCTTGAGGCTGGATGGATCGACAGGATTATTTCTGAACCACCTGATGGGGATTTCGATCTCAGGATAATAATAGGATTTGCTAATGAAGAAAATAAGGGCTCAAGAATAATCAGTCCCTTTCCTAAAAAAAGGGAGTGGATAGTTGAGTATTATCTCAGAGAGCTCGGCCTTTATGGCATACCTTTTTCGAATACCCTGCCACTTAACAGTGAAAGGCTTAAAAGAAAAGTTACACCTGGACAGGAATTTTTCAGAGATAAAATCATAATTCACCCATCAAGCGGCTCAAAAAAGAAGAATCTTCCGGCTTCTTTATTTCTCAAGTTAATCGAATTATTTCCTGACTCTGTCACTGTTGCAGGAGAGGCTGATTTCTGGATATCTGAACATTTGAAACCTTTTTATTTTGACAGTGATATTTTGAGGACAGCAGCCCTTTTAAGGGTTGCTAGACTTTTCATTGGTGCTGACAGTGGCCTTGCCCATCTCAGTGCTTATCTAGGAGTTAAGACTGTTGTGATATACGGACCGACTGACCCTGTTATATGGAAACCTGTTGGTGAAAGGCTTATACAGCTAAGACCTTCAGGATGTAAACCCTGTTTTCCTCAGGTATGTGAAGACAGACACTGTCTTGATGATGAAGAGAATATTAAGAGACTAATTGATTTTTTAAAAAAATACATTAGAATCACATGA
- the trmFO gene encoding methylenetetrahydrofolate--tRNA-(uracil(54)-C(5))-methyltransferase (FADH(2)-oxidizing) TrmFO, giving the protein MITIVGAGLAGSEAAWQIAKRGIPVKLYEMRPEKFTEAHRTGLFAELVCSNSLKSMEETSPSWILKQELLMAGSIIMESALINRIPAGKALAVDREGFSMYITEKLTNMKNIEIIRKEIRFIPDGLTIIATGPLTSEALSEELKEIIGKEDLYFYDAIAPVIDADSIDYSKAFFQSRYQSDISNGDYLNCPLNEEEYRRFYEALIEADRLTPRPFEKLKVFESCMPVETIAERGYDTLRFGPMKPVGLIDPRTGRRPFAVVQLRPENKEKTAYNMVGFQTRLRYPEQERVFRLIPGLERAVFLRYGSIHRNTYLNAPRVLNNDLSLKNKKETFIAGQLTGVEGYLESTAMGLAAAFNVIRKLRDKEPLIPPPTTAHGSLLRYLRESNPVNFQPTNINLSLFPLSDIKIKDRLLRKKFIAERALKDWEEYLRRVDE; this is encoded by the coding sequence ATGATAACAATTGTTGGTGCAGGACTTGCTGGTAGCGAGGCTGCCTGGCAGATTGCAAAAAGGGGGATTCCTGTTAAACTCTATGAAATGCGACCAGAAAAATTCACAGAGGCGCACAGAACAGGTCTCTTTGCTGAACTTGTCTGCTCCAATTCATTAAAATCAATGGAGGAGACTTCACCGTCCTGGATTCTGAAACAGGAGCTTCTAATGGCAGGTTCTATTATAATGGAGTCAGCTCTCATTAACAGGATTCCGGCAGGTAAGGCACTGGCAGTTGATAGAGAAGGTTTCAGCATGTACATAACTGAAAAACTCACTAACATGAAAAATATCGAGATTATAAGAAAGGAAATAAGGTTTATACCTGATGGGCTTACCATAATAGCCACTGGTCCGCTTACATCAGAAGCACTTTCAGAGGAACTGAAAGAAATAATAGGCAAGGAAGATTTATATTTTTACGATGCCATAGCACCAGTTATTGATGCAGATAGTATTGATTATTCAAAAGCATTCTTTCAGTCACGATACCAGTCTGATATTTCCAATGGAGATTACCTGAACTGCCCTCTTAACGAGGAAGAATACAGAAGATTTTATGAAGCACTTATTGAAGCTGACAGACTTACACCCAGACCTTTTGAAAAGCTTAAAGTCTTTGAATCCTGCATGCCTGTCGAGACCATTGCGGAAAGAGGATATGATACCTTAAGATTCGGGCCTATGAAACCTGTCGGACTTATTGACCCCAGAACAGGAAGAAGGCCCTTTGCAGTTGTACAGCTCAGACCTGAAAACAAAGAAAAGACAGCATACAATATGGTCGGTTTTCAGACCCGTCTTAGATACCCTGAACAGGAAAGGGTTTTCAGATTGATTCCCGGTCTTGAAAGAGCAGTATTTCTGAGATACGGAAGTATTCACAGAAATACCTATCTTAATGCACCAAGGGTATTAAATAATGACCTAAGTCTTAAAAATAAAAAAGAGACCTTCATCGCAGGTCAGCTAACAGGTGTTGAGGGATATCTTGAGTCAACTGCCATGGGTTTAGCAGCAGCCTTTAATGTCATTAGAAAACTAAGAGATAAAGAACCACTAATACCACCTCCCACAACAGCCCACGGTAGTCTTTTAAGATACCTGAGGGAGAGCAATCCAGTAAACTTCCAACCAACAAATATAAATCTCTCCCTCTTTCCTCTTTCTGACATCAAGATAAAAGACAGGCTCCTGAGAAAGAAATTCATTGCTGAAAGAGCACTGAAAGACTGGGAAGAATACCTGAGGAGGGTGGATGAATAA
- a CDS encoding tyrosine recombinase XerC, which translates to MNKESLLIRNFLSYLKNTKGYSEHTLRAYGRELKDFISFTKKNILTTDIYDIRGYIAHLSSKRLQKTSISRALSSIRSFYRYLHREGYIKKNPAKLVAHPKTPRKLPIFLTVDDAFSLVEIPERVTKANDFILARDRAILETLYGTGLRVSELTALNMEDVNLKEGIIRAKGKGKKERIVPVGQKAVEAMKRYLGFRAGISKDNSAFFINRRGERLTARTVHRIVIKYARFLGISGIGPHGLRHTFATHLLQAGADLRVIQELLGHSSLSTTQRYTHIDAAHLIDVYDRAHPLSRYREEKR; encoded by the coding sequence ATGAATAAAGAATCATTGCTGATCAGGAATTTTCTATCATATCTAAAAAATACAAAGGGATATTCTGAACATACACTAAGGGCTTACGGAAGGGAGTTAAAGGATTTCATAAGCTTCACAAAAAAAAATATACTCACAACCGATATATATGACATAAGAGGCTATATAGCTCATCTTTCATCAAAGCGACTCCAGAAAACCTCTATTTCTCGTGCACTCTCATCAATAAGATCCTTTTACAGATATCTTCACAGAGAAGGTTATATAAAGAAAAATCCAGCAAAACTTGTGGCCCATCCAAAAACACCCAGGAAACTTCCGATTTTTCTTACGGTAGATGATGCCTTCAGTCTTGTAGAAATTCCGGAGAGGGTAACAAAGGCGAATGACTTCATTTTAGCAAGAGACAGGGCAATCCTTGAAACCCTTTACGGAACTGGCCTCAGGGTCAGCGAGCTCACAGCCCTTAATATGGAAGATGTAAACCTGAAAGAGGGTATCATCAGGGCAAAGGGAAAGGGCAAAAAAGAGAGAATAGTTCCAGTTGGTCAAAAGGCGGTGGAGGCCATGAAGAGATATCTGGGCTTCAGGGCAGGTATCTCAAAAGACAATTCTGCCTTTTTTATTAACAGAAGAGGGGAGAGATTGACAGCAAGGACAGTACATCGTATAGTAATAAAGTATGCAAGGTTTCTGGGTATATCAGGAATAGGACCCCATGGGCTCAGACATACCTTTGCAACTCATTTACTTCAGGCTGGTGCAGACCTGAGGGTTATTCAGGAATTACTTGGGCATTCAAGTCTCTCAACAACCCAGAGATATACCCATATTGACGCAGCTCATTTAATAGATGTCTATGACAGAGCACATCCACTTAGCAGATACAGGGAGGAAAAGAGGTGA
- the hslV gene encoding ATP-dependent protease subunit HslV yields MIKGTTILCVKRNGKVAIGGDGQVTMGSTVLKQNARKIRRMFSGNVIAGFAGGTADAFTLFEKFEQKLNEHRGNLTKAAVELAKDWRTDRILRRLEALLIVADREHMFIISGTGDVIEPEDGIGAIGSGGPYAQAAAKALIENTELSAKEIVEKAMKIAASICIYTNDNIVVEEL; encoded by the coding sequence GTGATAAAGGGAACGACCATATTATGTGTGAAAAGAAACGGCAAGGTTGCCATAGGAGGAGATGGTCAGGTAACCATGGGCAGTACTGTATTAAAACAGAATGCAAGAAAGATAAGGAGAATGTTTTCAGGTAATGTTATTGCAGGCTTTGCAGGCGGAACAGCTGATGCCTTTACCCTTTTTGAAAAATTTGAACAGAAACTCAACGAACACAGGGGAAATCTCACAAAGGCTGCTGTGGAGCTGGCAAAGGACTGGAGAACTGATAGAATCTTAAGAAGACTTGAAGCACTCCTTATAGTAGCTGATAGAGAACACATGTTCATAATCTCTGGAACGGGTGATGTAATAGAACCCGAGGACGGTATTGGAGCAATAGGTTCAGGGGGTCCCTATGCACAGGCAGCTGCAAAGGCACTGATTGAGAATACAGAACTTTCCGCAAAAGAGATTGTAGAAAAGGCAATGAAGATAGCAGCATCCATTTGTATATACACAAATGATAATATAGTTGTGGAGGAACTCTGA
- the hslU gene encoding ATP-dependent protease ATPase subunit HslU has protein sequence MEKEEGLTKEQEALTPRKIVEELDKYIIGQSRAKRAVAIALRNRWRRQKLPKELRDEVLPKNILMIGPTGVGKTEIARRLARLAGAPFVKVEASKFTEVGYVGRDVDSMIRDLVEVSVSMVKAEHMAKVQERARQLAEERLLDILLPVPRMPRNTDEGEKERFRETRERLRAQLREGLLDERYVELELKEKIVPFGVISNVGLEELEINLKEMLGGLLPERSKKRKVKVSEAINLLTQEEANKLIDMDRVTKEAIQRAEQSGIVFIDEIDKIASRGGPSYGPDVSREGVQRDLLPIVEGSQVNTKYGIVRTDHILFIAAGAFHMAKPSDLIPELQGRFPIRVELDPLGKEDFKRILTEPHNALIKQYIALLETEGVKLRFTEAAIDEIASIAASVNERTENIGARRLHTVLEKLLEDISFDAPEKPGEVIIDREDVRKKLMDIAGDEDLSRYIL, from the coding sequence ATGGAAAAAGAAGAAGGCCTTACAAAAGAACAGGAGGCACTCACACCAAGAAAGATAGTTGAGGAACTCGACAAATATATAATCGGACAGTCAAGGGCAAAGAGGGCTGTTGCCATAGCCCTAAGGAACAGATGGAGGAGGCAGAAACTTCCAAAGGAACTGAGGGACGAAGTTCTGCCGAAAAATATACTGATGATAGGGCCTACAGGGGTTGGAAAAACAGAGATAGCAAGAAGGCTTGCAAGACTTGCAGGTGCTCCCTTTGTAAAGGTGGAGGCATCAAAGTTCACAGAAGTAGGATATGTGGGAAGAGATGTAGACTCTATGATAAGAGACCTCGTTGAGGTATCTGTATCAATGGTAAAGGCAGAACACATGGCAAAGGTTCAGGAAAGGGCAAGGCAGCTTGCAGAGGAAAGATTACTTGACATCCTGCTTCCTGTACCAAGGATGCCCAGAAATACTGATGAAGGAGAAAAAGAGAGATTCAGGGAAACAAGGGAAAGGCTGAGGGCTCAGTTAAGAGAAGGGCTTCTTGATGAAAGATATGTAGAACTTGAGTTAAAAGAGAAGATTGTACCCTTTGGTGTTATATCAAATGTAGGACTTGAGGAGCTGGAGATAAATCTTAAAGAAATGCTCGGAGGCCTCCTTCCTGAAAGGTCTAAGAAAAGAAAGGTAAAGGTCTCTGAAGCAATAAATCTACTCACCCAGGAAGAGGCAAATAAACTCATTGACATGGACAGGGTCACAAAGGAAGCAATCCAGAGGGCTGAGCAGAGTGGAATAGTCTTCATTGATGAAATAGACAAGATTGCCTCAAGAGGTGGTCCAAGTTATGGACCTGATGTGTCAAGAGAAGGTGTTCAGAGAGACCTGCTACCGATTGTTGAGGGCTCACAGGTAAATACAAAATACGGTATAGTCAGGACGGACCATATACTCTTCATTGCAGCAGGTGCCTTTCACATGGCAAAACCCTCTGACCTTATTCCAGAACTACAGGGAAGATTTCCCATAAGGGTGGAGCTTGATCCTCTTGGAAAGGAAGATTTCAAAAGAATTCTTACAGAGCCTCACAATGCCCTTATAAAACAGTATATTGCCCTTCTTGAAACAGAAGGTGTAAAGCTCCGTTTCACTGAAGCAGCAATAGATGAGATTGCCTCAATTGCAGCCTCTGTTAACGAAAGGACAGAAAACATAGGAGCAAGAAGACTCCATACAGTGCTTGAAAAACTCCTTGAGGATATATCCTTTGATGCTCCTGAAAAACCAGGTGAGGTAATCATTGACAGAGAAGATGTAAGAAAGAAGCTTATGGATATAGCAGGTGATGAAGACCTCAGCAGATATATATTATAG
- a CDS encoding septal ring lytic transglycosylase RlpA family protein, translated as MTLIMLSCTPSRFESKGLKTAIASWYGAEFHGRPTSSGEIFDMYKKTCAHREYPFGTRLKVTNLNTNKSVECIVNDRGPFIPGRDIDLSYGAAREIGLIATGTAPVVIELLGRDNNYKKEVKNLSIRGPYTIQIGSFREKDNALRLKDSLELRYKNVYIIESTVKNDTFLRVRIGKFNSLEEAMKIANSLAEEGYPAIIVQTE; from the coding sequence TTGACACTCATTATGCTCTCCTGTACACCTTCCAGGTTTGAATCCAAGGGTTTAAAAACTGCTATTGCCTCCTGGTATGGAGCAGAATTCCATGGAAGGCCGACCTCTTCAGGAGAAATCTTTGATATGTACAAAAAGACATGTGCTCACAGAGAATATCCCTTTGGAACACGCTTGAAAGTCACGAACCTTAACACTAACAAATCAGTAGAATGTATTGTAAATGACAGAGGACCATTTATTCCTGGAAGGGACATAGATCTTTCCTATGGAGCAGCCCGTGAAATAGGCCTTATCGCTACAGGAACAGCTCCTGTTGTAATTGAGCTACTTGGAAGGGATAATAATTATAAAAAGGAAGTCAAAAACCTGAGCATCAGGGGTCCCTACACAATTCAGATTGGGTCTTTCAGGGAAAAGGACAATGCCCTCAGGCTCAAGGATAGCCTGGAGTTAAGATATAAAAATGTCTATATAATTGAAAGCACTGTTAAAAATGATACCTTTCTCAGGGTAAGGATTGGAAAATTTAATAGCCTTGAGGAAGCAATGAAGATAGCAAATAGCCTCGCTGAGGAAGGCTATCCTGCTATAATAGTCCAGACAGAGTAA
- a CDS encoding phosphate ABC transporter substrate-binding protein — MRYLSLVFMVLLGFVIASQTEAVDLKYAGSVTVLEGIMKDAAPAFEKKTGYKIGLSGGGSGAGIKAVLGGIVDIGGVSRDLKKXEIEQGIVAYPIAWGAVGVVAHRDIPFDNLSSKTIKDLMTGKITNWKEIGGPDLPVTVVISTPGCACREEFQEIVMDKEPYIQSAVVSPMLTLSETVGNTPGAIGPLATAVIDTKKVKIIKVDGYLPTPENIRTKKYKVSRQINLITKGPATGKAKEFIDFMLSPEGQAIVEKNGFVRVR; from the coding sequence ATGAGGTATTTATCTTTAGTATTTATGGTGCTCTTGGGATTCGTAATTGCGTCTCAGACTGAAGCAGTTGACCTAAAATATGCTGGCTCTGTCACAGTACTTGAAGGAATAATGAAGGATGCTGCACCTGCCTTTGAGAAAAAGACAGGATATAAAATAGGCCTTAGCGGTGGAGGATCAGGAGCTGGCATAAAGGCAGTGCTTGGAGGTATTGTTGATATTGGTGGTGTATCAAGGGATTTAAAAAAAGANGAAATTGAGCAGGGTATTGTTGCCTATCCAATTGCCTGGGGTGCTGTTGGAGTTGTTGCCCACAGGGATATACCTTTTGATAATCTTTCTTCAAAGACCATTAAAGATTTAATGACAGGGAAGATCACTAACTGGAAGGAGATAGGAGGACCTGACCTTCCTGTAACTGTAGTAATAAGCACACCCGGCTGTGCCTGCAGAGAGGAATTCCAGGAGATAGTTATGGATAAAGAGCCCTATATTCAGAGTGCAGTAGTATCACCGATGCTTACCCTGAGCGAGACAGTTGGAAATACTCCCGGTGCAATCGGGCCTCTTGCCACAGCAGTAATAGATACAAAGAAGGTGAAGATCATAAAAGTTGACGGCTATCTACCCACACCTGAAAACATAAGAACAAAGAAGTATAAAGTATCACGCCAGATCAATCTCATCACAAAAGGACCTGCTACTGGAAAGGCAAAGGAATTCATTGACTTCATGCTTTCTCCAGAGGGTCAGGCAATTGTGGAGAAAAACGGCTTTGTGAGGGTTAGGTAG